A window of the Leucothrix mucor DSM 2157 genome harbors these coding sequences:
- a CDS encoding GT-D fold domain-containing glycosyltransferase produces the protein MSVKFNQLDDLKILLLVFIYKIFKPVINRNYTKRKILNSKNKELRKLFYTRNGKSLVVKSKKILEDNNYPETCDDYEKLLNMLRDGYSFSRFGDGEYSMLQSKRDRPVYFDKSTDFAKQKLQEVLRKPVKKHLIGLIEDDVVVNQLTFANALSIFFRTKKTGFLPRMPIFSEYRDDALALYKCPERAREHIFETGIFRNTVYERHLFLWREKDILYVTGSSQTSELYGLSINQIFKTAKSVCVIETVLENALSEHYYEILKKITSFPDLEKKMIVLSQGMAGTVLAYELCSMGYHAIDFGQPFVNYPKRLSTLLT, from the coding sequence ATGTCTGTAAAATTTAATCAGCTTGATGATTTAAAGATATTGCTTTTAGTATTTATATATAAAATTTTCAAGCCGGTAATTAACCGCAACTATACTAAGCGGAAAATATTAAATTCTAAAAATAAAGAACTAAGAAAGCTTTTCTATACAAGAAATGGAAAATCACTGGTAGTTAAGTCTAAAAAAATACTTGAAGACAATAACTATCCTGAAACATGCGACGATTATGAAAAGTTATTAAACATGTTGAGGGATGGGTACAGTTTTAGCCGATTTGGAGATGGTGAGTATTCGATGCTCCAAAGCAAACGTGATCGACCAGTATACTTCGATAAATCTACTGACTTTGCGAAACAGAAGCTTCAAGAGGTACTGCGAAAGCCGGTTAAAAAACACCTTATTGGCTTGATTGAAGATGATGTGGTTGTAAACCAACTGACCTTTGCTAATGCGTTAAGTATTTTCTTTCGCACTAAAAAGACCGGATTTTTACCAAGAATGCCTATATTCTCCGAGTATCGCGATGACGCACTAGCACTTTATAAATGTCCAGAAAGAGCCCGAGAGCATATTTTTGAAACAGGAATATTCAGAAACACAGTATACGAGAGACACCTATTTCTTTGGAGAGAAAAAGATATTTTGTATGTAACGGGGTCTTCGCAAACGAGTGAGCTTTATGGCTTGAGTATAAACCAAATATTCAAGACAGCTAAATCGGTTTGTGTTATTGAAACGGTTCTGGAAAATGCCTTAAGTGAGCATTATTATGAAATTTTGAAAAAAATAACAAGCTTCCCTGATCTTGAAAAAAAAATGATTGTTTTAAGTCAGGGAATGGCAGGCACTGTCTTGGCCTATGAATTGTGTTCTATGGGCTACCATGCCATCGACTTTGGACAGCCCTTTGTTAATTACCCAAAAAGACTAAGTACTCTATTAACATAA